One segment of Pyrococcus sp. ST04 DNA contains the following:
- a CDS encoding glycosyltransferase family 4 protein has translation MESLKIALVSDWYFPKIGGVAVHMHNLAINLRLLGHEVSIVTNDVITGKEKELESLGIDLIKIGGIVYNSLNINWSVFAKGYDILFDQIRKFDVVHGQHSFTPLSLKGVAAARDLRKASIITNHSIDLENSSLLRAISRVSWPYFKRYLSKPHRIIAVSRAAREFIKQFSKVPVEVIPNGVDISYFSPKDRDYAKEVISDKLNIPKENIILYVGRLEPRKGVSYLISAMQNVNGNLLIAGDGSLRSILIKKASIVSKNKIIFLGKINYSDLSLLYKAADVFVLPSLSEAFGIVLLEAMASGTPVIGTRVGGIPEIIDGCGILVPPRNSKALASAINLVLSNQNLARKLGKLGRRRVEKIYSWQSVAKRTVEVYKEVLDNECTHNV, from the coding sequence ATGGAGAGCCTTAAAATCGCACTAGTCTCAGATTGGTACTTTCCAAAAATAGGCGGTGTCGCTGTTCACATGCACAATCTCGCAATAAACCTAAGGCTTCTTGGGCATGAAGTTTCAATAGTGACAAACGATGTTATAACGGGAAAAGAAAAAGAGCTTGAATCTTTAGGTATAGACTTGATAAAAATCGGTGGCATAGTTTATAATTCTCTTAATATCAACTGGAGTGTTTTTGCAAAAGGATATGACATCCTTTTTGACCAAATAAGAAAGTTTGACGTAGTTCATGGCCAACATTCTTTCACACCACTTTCCCTCAAGGGAGTAGCTGCGGCTAGAGATCTGAGAAAAGCCTCCATAATAACAAATCACAGCATAGATCTTGAGAACTCTAGCTTATTAAGGGCTATTTCGAGAGTCTCGTGGCCATATTTTAAGAGATACCTTTCAAAGCCACACAGAATAATAGCCGTGAGTAGAGCTGCCAGAGAATTCATAAAGCAATTTTCCAAGGTTCCAGTTGAAGTAATCCCGAATGGTGTGGATATTTCATATTTCTCTCCTAAAGATAGAGATTATGCCAAGGAAGTAATCTCAGATAAGTTGAACATTCCAAAAGAGAACATAATATTGTACGTTGGTCGTTTAGAGCCAAGGAAGGGGGTTTCATACCTAATTTCAGCAATGCAAAATGTGAATGGTAACCTCCTTATAGCGGGAGATGGAAGTTTAAGGTCAATACTAATAAAAAAAGCAAGCATAGTTAGTAAAAACAAGATCATATTCCTAGGAAAAATTAACTATAGTGACCTCAGCCTTCTATACAAAGCTGCAGATGTTTTCGTTCTTCCCTCCCTAAGTGAGGCTTTCGGAATAGTTCTCCTCGAAGCAATGGCCAGCGGGACTCCAGTAATTGGAACAAGAGTTGGAGGAATACCCGAGATAATAGATGGTTGCGGGATATTAGTTCCCCCAAGAAATTCAAAGGCACTTGCAAGTGCAATAAACTTAGTCCTCTCAAACCAAAACTTAGCAAGGAAACTGGGGAAGCTAGGAAGGAGAAGAGTTGAGAAGATATACTCATGGCAAAGCGTAGCGAAAAGAACCGTAGAAGTCTACAAGGAGGTTCTGGACAATGAATGTACTCATAACGTTTGA
- a CDS encoding polysaccharide deacetylase family protein — MNVLITFDVEQDCPPFINTCRGVEEGIPKIVDLLRKEDVKATFFITGEIAKRYPNMLGELKEDGHEIGCHGLKHERFDKLSREDAEKRLKEAVKLLGKPKSFRAPNLKFPMDFYEILANLGIKVDSSKATYKGFREVRFINGILEVPVDISSIISRLPWKVQLSVHKRIVKKGLAVYMFHPWEFVRMPTHYRMDCWFGTGNHALKMLTKIIEFYKSMQAEFLTLYEFYKLYVKE, encoded by the coding sequence ATGAATGTACTCATAACGTTTGACGTAGAACAGGACTGCCCTCCCTTTATAAACACATGTAGAGGAGTCGAGGAGGGCATTCCAAAAATAGTCGACCTCCTTAGAAAAGAAGACGTTAAGGCAACATTTTTCATAACGGGGGAAATAGCGAAAAGATATCCAAACATGCTCGGGGAGCTAAAAGAAGATGGGCATGAAATCGGATGTCATGGACTCAAACATGAGCGCTTCGATAAGTTATCAAGAGAAGATGCAGAAAAAAGACTGAAAGAAGCCGTTAAACTTTTAGGGAAGCCCAAATCGTTTAGAGCCCCAAATCTAAAGTTTCCGATGGACTTTTATGAGATTCTGGCAAACCTTGGGATAAAGGTTGACTCATCCAAAGCGACCTATAAGGGATTTAGAGAAGTGAGGTTCATAAACGGTATTCTCGAAGTCCCAGTGGACATTAGCTCAATAATCTCACGCCTCCCCTGGAAGGTACAGCTCAGCGTTCATAAACGCATAGTAAAAAAAGGCCTCGCTGTTTACATGTTCCATCCTTGGGAGTTTGTGAGAATGCCAACCCATTATAGGATGGACTGCTGGTTTGGAACCGGTAACCATGCACTAAAAATGCTGACCAAAATAATAGAGTTTTACAAATCAATGCAAGCAGAGTTCCTAACGCTTTATGAATTTTACAAATTATATGTAAAAGAATAA
- the purB gene encoding adenylosuccinate lyase — protein MAVHPIDYRYGSEEMRRIWDEENKLQKLLDVEAALARAHAKLGNIPEESAKVISERANTKWVKLERVKEIEAEIHHDIMAVVKALSEVCGEHGKYVHLGATSNDIIDTANALLIKESLEIIEKDLKELRSILKELAKKHIDTVCIGRTHGQHAVPTTYGMKFALWLDEIQRHIERLQQLKERVLVGKMRGAVGTAASFGEKAFEIERLVMEDLGLKPARITNQIIQRDVYAELMFFLALVASTLDKMGLEIRNLQRTEILEVSEPFGEKQVGSSTMPHKRNPIRTEKVCGLARVLYSNVIPALLNNPLWHERDLTNSSVERVILPESFVLLDEMLKVMKKVLSGLEFFPENIKRNLYLTKNLIMAEPLMLKLTEKGMGRQEAHELVRQLSMKAFHENRDLLDVVRESEEVKKYLSEEDIESLKPENYIGKAREIVENVIKYVEEMENKGL, from the coding sequence ATGGCCGTTCATCCAATAGATTATAGGTATGGTAGTGAGGAAATGCGAAGAATATGGGATGAAGAGAATAAACTACAAAAACTCTTAGACGTCGAGGCTGCACTAGCGAGGGCTCATGCAAAGCTGGGTAATATACCAGAAGAAAGCGCAAAAGTAATCTCCGAGAGAGCAAACACCAAGTGGGTGAAGCTTGAGAGAGTTAAAGAGATAGAGGCGGAAATACACCATGATATAATGGCAGTCGTAAAGGCCTTGAGTGAGGTGTGCGGAGAGCACGGAAAATACGTTCACCTTGGAGCAACATCCAATGACATAATAGATACTGCAAACGCCCTCCTAATAAAGGAGAGTCTGGAGATAATTGAAAAAGACCTAAAAGAATTGAGGTCAATACTCAAAGAACTTGCTAAAAAGCATATAGACACTGTGTGTATAGGAAGAACTCACGGTCAGCACGCGGTTCCAACGACTTATGGCATGAAGTTCGCCCTCTGGCTAGATGAGATCCAAAGGCATATAGAAAGATTACAACAGCTTAAGGAAAGGGTTCTCGTGGGTAAGATGAGAGGGGCCGTTGGGACGGCTGCATCCTTCGGGGAAAAGGCATTCGAAATCGAGAGACTAGTAATGGAAGATCTCGGTCTAAAACCGGCAAGAATAACAAACCAAATAATTCAAAGAGACGTTTATGCAGAACTAATGTTCTTCCTAGCTCTAGTTGCCTCTACACTTGATAAAATGGGACTCGAAATAAGAAACCTTCAAAGAACAGAAATCCTTGAAGTTAGCGAACCCTTCGGAGAGAAGCAGGTTGGCTCATCAACAATGCCCCATAAGAGAAATCCAATAAGGACCGAGAAGGTTTGTGGACTTGCTAGAGTTCTCTACTCAAACGTAATTCCAGCACTCCTGAATAACCCCCTGTGGCATGAAAGGGATCTAACAAACTCCTCTGTAGAAAGAGTTATACTTCCAGAAAGCTTCGTTTTATTGGATGAAATGCTTAAAGTCATGAAGAAAGTTCTGAGTGGTTTAGAATTCTTCCCTGAGAACATAAAAAGGAACCTCTATCTTACTAAGAACCTCATCATGGCCGAACCCCTTATGCTTAAGCTTACTGAAAAGGGAATGGGAAGGCAAGAAGCCCATGAACTAGTTAGACAGCTATCGATGAAAGCATTTCATGAAAACAGGGATCTCCTTGATGTAGTTAGGGAAAGTGAGGAAGTTAAGAAGTATTTAAGTGAAGAGGACATTGAAAGTCTCAAACCAGAGAATTACATTGGAAAAGCTAGAGAAATTGTCGAAAACGTCATTAAATACGTTGAAGAGATGGAAAATAAGGGTCTTTAA
- a CDS encoding RsmB/NOP family class I SAM-dependent RNA methyltransferase encodes MEAKEEKKLSIPPRGIRAIIEAVRLGEIIKPSQYAKREAFKKHEINEAWLNRVLTMIFYDIMKKQGLIDKAIKDVVGVTPLILDPWLRAALRVAFDIILFHEPNQNTLKNLRWKASDFVSARTHPYVGMYYWDLMDKILEYKPNPKTELERLEWEYLAPAWLIERVRKILGEETEEFFKAVNKRHEWISVRVNTLKADVEDVIKEFEDEGIEVRRSERAPTVVKIKGPYDFDSSDLFRKGKIIVQEEASAVASLILDPKPGEIVVDLAAAPGGKTTHMAELMNNKGKIYAFDIDKARMKRLKEFASRMGIKIIKPIIKDARKAPEIVGEEIADKVLLDAPCTSSGTIGKNPELRWRLRESKIEEMASLQRELLESAARLVRPGGRLLYTTCSIFTEEDEDNVKWFLETHKNFKLVKLSSPYSPGFLEGTMRAWPHRHDTIGFFYALFEKTT; translated from the coding sequence ATGGAAGCTAAGGAAGAAAAGAAACTTTCAATTCCCCCAAGAGGCATAAGGGCAATAATAGAGGCGGTAAGATTAGGGGAGATAATAAAACCGAGCCAATATGCAAAAAGGGAGGCCTTCAAGAAGCATGAGATAAACGAAGCCTGGTTAAACAGAGTTTTAACAATGATATTTTATGACATAATGAAGAAACAGGGGTTAATAGACAAGGCAATAAAAGATGTAGTTGGGGTAACTCCTCTAATCCTTGATCCATGGCTAAGAGCTGCCCTGAGAGTTGCATTTGACATAATCCTATTCCACGAGCCAAATCAAAACACCCTAAAAAACCTAAGATGGAAGGCCTCGGATTTTGTCTCAGCAAGGACACATCCATACGTTGGAATGTACTACTGGGATTTAATGGATAAAATCCTCGAATACAAGCCAAATCCAAAAACCGAGCTTGAGAGACTTGAGTGGGAATATCTTGCTCCAGCATGGCTAATTGAGAGGGTCAGAAAAATTCTTGGAGAAGAAACAGAGGAATTCTTTAAGGCGGTGAACAAGAGACATGAATGGATCAGTGTAAGGGTGAATACACTTAAGGCGGATGTAGAGGATGTTATTAAGGAGTTTGAAGATGAAGGGATTGAGGTCAGAAGAAGCGAAAGGGCTCCAACGGTTGTAAAGATAAAGGGGCCATATGATTTTGATTCTAGCGATCTCTTCAGAAAAGGGAAGATAATAGTTCAAGAAGAAGCATCTGCAGTGGCCTCCCTAATCCTGGATCCAAAGCCTGGAGAAATCGTTGTTGATTTGGCGGCGGCCCCTGGAGGAAAGACTACTCATATGGCGGAGCTTATGAACAATAAGGGAAAAATATACGCGTTTGATATAGATAAAGCTAGAATGAAAAGACTCAAAGAATTTGCTAGCAGAATGGGGATTAAGATAATAAAGCCAATAATAAAGGACGCCAGGAAGGCTCCCGAGATAGTTGGGGAGGAGATTGCTGACAAAGTTCTTCTAGACGCTCCATGCACATCCTCAGGAACGATAGGGAAAAATCCAGAACTCAGATGGAGACTTAGAGAAAGTAAGATAGAGGAGATGGCTAGCCTTCAGAGAGAGCTTCTCGAAAGTGCAGCTAGGCTAGTGAGGCCGGGTGGAAGGCTTCTCTATACAACGTGTAGCATATTTACGGAGGAAGATGAAGACAACGTTAAATGGTTCTTAGAAACGCATAAAAACTTCAAGCTGGTGAAACTCTCCTCTCCCTACAGTCCAGGATTTTTGGAGGGAACGATGAGGGCGTGGCCTCATAGACATGATACTATAGGATTTTTCTATGCACTCTTTGAAAAAACGACATAA
- a CDS encoding helix-turn-helix domain-containing protein gives MRKALLALILFLFLPLASAGNVTIKVFPDGYALVKLVMNVSAGENVSIQLPVYNFENLSVKLNGREVSFLFSNNGIVIYPGEPGKLEVSYLTPNLTSKTGKVWKIDLPFNETKTVILPQDSVIVGLSGIPLRIRGNSVIMPRGRQYIEYVFPHQEIVTVTLTTTSVETVTVREVTTLTETVTKTVRETVEKTSKAGIIVGIILGALIIALPIFGRRILEKRKLSGSLTLKELAERFNLNEDERAVIMYIAEHGGEVRQADIRNELGIPRTTTWRILKRLERLGILTLKKVNNETWAKLNINVILDEK, from the coding sequence ATGAGAAAAGCACTGCTTGCACTGATCCTGTTCTTATTTCTCCCCCTAGCATCAGCCGGAAACGTTACGATAAAGGTATTTCCAGATGGATATGCCCTCGTTAAGCTCGTCATGAACGTAAGCGCTGGTGAGAACGTTTCAATTCAGCTCCCAGTATACAATTTTGAAAACCTTAGTGTAAAGCTCAACGGAAGGGAAGTTTCATTCTTGTTCTCAAACAATGGGATAGTTATCTACCCTGGGGAGCCTGGGAAATTAGAAGTTTCTTATTTAACTCCCAACCTTACCTCAAAGACGGGGAAAGTGTGGAAGATAGATCTCCCCTTCAATGAAACTAAAACCGTAATACTCCCCCAAGACTCAGTAATAGTCGGTCTCTCAGGAATTCCTCTAAGGATAAGAGGGAACTCTGTTATCATGCCAAGGGGAAGACAGTACATAGAATACGTGTTTCCCCATCAGGAAATAGTGACTGTAACCTTAACAACGACGAGCGTTGAGACAGTAACAGTTAGGGAAGTTACGACTCTTACGGAGACTGTAACGAAAACAGTCAGGGAAACCGTTGAGAAGACATCAAAGGCTGGAATAATCGTTGGCATCATCTTAGGAGCTCTGATTATAGCCTTACCGATTTTTGGTAGGAGAATTCTTGAAAAAAGAAAACTTAGCGGCTCATTAACACTAAAGGAGCTCGCTGAGAGGTTTAATCTTAACGAGGATGAGAGGGCAGTAATAATGTACATTGCTGAGCATGGGGGCGAAGTGAGACAGGCAGATATTAGGAATGAACTTGGTATTCCTAGAACAACTACTTGGAGGATACTAAAAAGACTTGAAAGGTTAGGAATTTTAACACTTAAAAAAGTCAATAATGAAACTTGGGCAAAGCTTAATATTAATGTTATTTTGGATGAGAAATAA
- a CDS encoding DUF134 domain-containing protein: MPRGMGWGRGRGRRRKMRMIGFIPQVRHFYPAMPQIGPPKPPIIMTYEEFEALRLVDYEGLTQEEAGQRMGVSRGTVWRALTSARKKVAQMLVEGRELIILPQGNEVVSDEE, translated from the coding sequence ATGCCAAGAGGAATGGGGTGGGGAAGAGGGAGAGGAAGAAGAAGGAAAATGAGAATGATAGGATTTATTCCTCAGGTTAGACACTTCTATCCAGCAATGCCCCAGATAGGCCCGCCTAAACCACCAATAATAATGACGTATGAAGAGTTTGAAGCCCTAAGATTGGTAGACTATGAGGGTCTAACTCAGGAGGAGGCGGGACAAAGAATGGGAGTTTCCAGAGGAACCGTATGGAGAGCCCTAACCTCAGCCAGAAAGAAAGTTGCTCAAATGTTAGTTGAAGGGAGAGAGCTTATAATACTTCCACAGGGGAATGAAGTGGTGAGTGATGAGGAATGA
- a CDS encoding PPC domain-containing DNA-binding protein, which yields MGSIGGVYLFRIPEGEEFISYVTKFLEKEDIKAGVVKAVGTLRNPKIGYFLEKEKRYKINELEGTYEIASLMGNISIKDGKPFLHVHVVLGDEEGVAYGGHLIEGEVFVAEVFVMEIVGVELERKMRENGLALWDEMRL from the coding sequence ATGGGCTCAATTGGGGGGGTCTATCTCTTCAGGATTCCTGAAGGTGAAGAATTTATCAGCTATGTGACGAAGTTCCTTGAGAAGGAAGACATTAAAGCGGGTGTCGTGAAGGCAGTGGGAACTTTGAGGAACCCTAAAATAGGTTATTTTTTAGAGAAAGAGAAGAGATACAAAATCAACGAGCTCGAGGGAACTTATGAGATCGCCTCCCTCATGGGGAACATCAGTATTAAGGATGGGAAACCTTTCCTTCATGTTCACGTTGTTCTCGGGGATGAGGAAGGGGTTGCTTATGGTGGCCATTTAATTGAGGGGGAAGTTTTCGTAGCTGAGGTTTTCGTTATGGAAATAGTTGGAGTTGAGTTGGAGAGGAAGATGAGGGAAAATGGGTTAGCTCTCTGGGATGAAATGAGACTCTAA
- a CDS encoding NAD(P)/FAD-dependent oxidoreductase, which translates to MKTVIVGAGLGGLLTGAFLAKNGHKVTVLEKSPIIGGRFTNLPYNGFQLSTGALHMIPHGEDGPLAHLLRLLGAKVKIVNSSPKGKILWEGKIRHYREGWKFLTLKEKAKALKLLAEIKANRLPKGEEAEMPADEWIREKIGEGEFIIKFLESFTGWADSVSLTELPAIELAKEIKATLRWGGPGLIKGGCKAIIDELSRIIRENKGEIVTKKEVIEIDAERKVVITKDNEEFSFDVLISNIGIKETVNLIGKDYFDKDFLKTINKIEPSEGIKFNLAIKRDSVIGNTVVFTPELRINGFNEPSALDKSLSKKGYSLIMAHMALKDRNIKKAIKEGWNDLLELFPDGEPILAQVYRGSNPVNRTRAGINVEWPLEGIYVVGDGYRPQGGIEVDGIALGVMKVLEKLKLGTFHEWYL; encoded by the coding sequence ATGAAAACTGTAATTGTGGGAGCAGGTCTTGGAGGTCTATTGACCGGAGCATTTCTAGCTAAAAATGGGCATAAGGTTACAGTCTTAGAAAAATCACCAATAATCGGAGGAAGGTTTACGAACTTGCCATACAACGGTTTCCAGCTCTCTACAGGGGCGCTTCACATGATTCCACATGGAGAGGACGGCCCGCTGGCACACCTGTTAAGACTGCTCGGGGCCAAAGTCAAAATAGTGAACTCCAGCCCAAAGGGAAAAATACTGTGGGAGGGCAAAATAAGACACTACAGGGAAGGATGGAAGTTCCTGACACTAAAAGAGAAAGCAAAAGCCCTCAAACTCCTTGCTGAGATAAAGGCCAACAGACTACCAAAAGGTGAAGAGGCCGAGATGCCCGCGGATGAGTGGATAAGAGAGAAAATTGGAGAAGGAGAGTTCATAATTAAATTCTTGGAAAGCTTTACGGGCTGGGCAGATAGCGTGTCTCTGACCGAGCTTCCGGCTATAGAGTTAGCAAAGGAAATAAAAGCGACCCTAAGATGGGGAGGACCCGGCCTGATAAAGGGTGGGTGTAAGGCCATAATCGACGAGCTCTCAAGGATAATAAGAGAAAACAAAGGAGAGATAGTAACGAAAAAGGAAGTTATTGAAATAGACGCCGAGAGGAAAGTTGTCATAACGAAGGACAACGAAGAATTTAGCTTTGACGTATTAATCTCTAACATTGGAATAAAGGAGACCGTTAATTTAATTGGTAAAGACTATTTTGACAAAGACTTCCTGAAAACCATCAATAAAATAGAACCAAGCGAAGGCATAAAGTTTAACCTCGCGATAAAGAGGGATAGTGTAATTGGGAACACGGTTGTCTTTACCCCCGAGTTAAGGATCAACGGATTCAACGAACCCTCAGCATTAGACAAGAGCTTATCAAAGAAAGGATATTCTCTAATAATGGCACACATGGCCTTGAAAGACAGGAACATTAAAAAGGCGATAAAAGAAGGGTGGAACGATCTGCTGGAGCTATTCCCGGACGGAGAGCCAATCCTTGCTCAAGTCTACAGGGGTAGCAACCCAGTAAACAGAACTAGGGCAGGTATAAATGTAGAATGGCCTCTTGAAGGGATCTATGTAGTCGGAGACGGCTACAGGCCCCAGGGAGGAATAGAGGTGGACGGAATAGCCTTGGGGGTAATGAAGGTTCTTGAAAAGCTCAAACTGGGAACATTCCACGAATGGTACTTATAA
- the coaD gene encoding phosphopantetheine adenylyltransferase, which translates to MKKFKKVVVGGTFDRLHLGHKALLRKAFEIGDIVYIGLTSDEMVKDKPYAEKILPYERRLSDLIKFFEVNGFRNYRIIKIHNAIGFTTKIKSLEAIVVSEETYKGALIVNRAREEAGLKPLEIIVIPIVKSKLGEKISSSLIRAGLIDPFGNPVRRE; encoded by the coding sequence ATGAAGAAGTTCAAAAAAGTCGTCGTAGGGGGAACCTTCGACAGATTACATCTGGGTCACAAAGCACTCCTAAGAAAGGCCTTTGAAATAGGGGATATAGTGTATATAGGCCTGACCTCTGACGAAATGGTAAAGGACAAGCCCTATGCTGAAAAAATACTCCCATATGAAAGGAGGCTTAGCGATCTTATAAAGTTCTTTGAAGTCAACGGATTCCGAAATTATAGGATTATTAAAATTCACAACGCAATAGGATTCACTACCAAAATAAAGAGCCTCGAAGCAATAGTCGTTAGCGAGGAAACATATAAGGGAGCCCTAATAGTTAACAGGGCGAGAGAAGAAGCTGGGCTAAAGCCATTAGAGATCATTGTGATTCCAATTGTAAAAAGTAAGCTGGGAGAAAAGATAAGTTCTTCATTAATAAGAGCTGGCCTCATAGATCCATTTGGAAACCCCGTGAGGAGGGAATAG
- a CDS encoding acetate--CoA ligase family protein: MDYFFYPKSVAIFGSFREGSIAREILRNIVEGGFEGEIIPVNPKGGIIEVAGRKFEVKRRLTSKVDVSIIVIPAKLVPGLIRELKGLTKGAVVISAGFSEVGNVELERELINAAREAGIRVIGPNCAGIFGVYGKFFGSFEVRVRKGGLALISQSGAFGGAALAMGNEEGVGFSAFVSYGNAADLNESDFLMYFADDPNTKVIALYIEGVKDGRRFFDALRYASSRKPVIILKAGRSTSGARAAASHTGSLAGSYEIYRAVFRQAGAIEVEEMEELFDAAKVFEMYESSGKRVAVITNSGGPGVLATDKLEKLGLEIAKLREDTVARLKEFLPPQCSVRNPIDLIADADYERYRRTIEIVCEDDNVDALLVICVPPIFISSGEIARAVIDAKCKKPIVVNFMAGALVREGVALLEEHGIKNFPTPERAAKAIYWLSLRKGDRVIS; this comes from the coding sequence CTGGACTACTTTTTCTATCCAAAGAGCGTCGCGATATTTGGGTCATTTAGGGAGGGAAGTATTGCTAGGGAGATCCTTAGAAACATTGTAGAAGGTGGCTTTGAGGGGGAGATAATCCCAGTGAATCCGAAAGGTGGTATTATCGAGGTTGCTGGAAGGAAGTTTGAGGTTAAGCGAAGGCTTACCAGTAAAGTTGATGTTTCTATTATAGTCATTCCTGCAAAGCTGGTTCCTGGGCTTATAAGAGAGCTCAAGGGTCTAACTAAGGGTGCTGTTGTCATTTCGGCCGGATTCTCGGAGGTTGGCAACGTAGAACTCGAAAGAGAACTCATAAACGCAGCCAGAGAGGCGGGCATAAGGGTAATAGGACCAAACTGTGCTGGCATATTCGGGGTTTATGGGAAGTTCTTTGGCTCGTTTGAGGTTAGGGTTAGGAAGGGTGGTCTTGCCCTGATAAGCCAGAGCGGGGCTTTTGGTGGTGCCGCTTTGGCCATGGGAAATGAGGAGGGTGTTGGCTTCTCTGCGTTTGTTAGTTATGGGAATGCTGCAGATTTAAACGAGAGTGACTTTCTTATGTACTTTGCAGATGATCCAAATACGAAGGTCATAGCTTTGTACATTGAAGGTGTGAAGGATGGTAGAAGGTTCTTTGATGCGCTCAGGTATGCCTCTTCTAGGAAGCCTGTTATAATCCTCAAGGCTGGGAGAAGTACAAGCGGTGCAAGGGCTGCGGCTTCACATACGGGGTCATTAGCAGGTTCTTATGAGATTTATCGTGCCGTATTTAGGCAGGCTGGGGCGATAGAAGTTGAAGAAATGGAGGAACTTTTTGATGCTGCAAAGGTTTTCGAGATGTATGAAAGCTCTGGAAAAAGGGTTGCTGTAATAACGAATTCTGGGGGCCCAGGGGTTTTGGCAACTGATAAGCTTGAAAAGCTTGGGCTCGAGATTGCGAAGTTAAGAGAAGATACAGTAGCGAGGCTTAAGGAGTTCCTTCCTCCCCAGTGTTCGGTGAGGAATCCAATTGATCTAATAGCAGATGCAGATTACGAGAGGTATAGGAGAACTATTGAAATAGTTTGTGAAGATGACAACGTTGATGCCTTGTTAGTTATTTGCGTTCCTCCGATATTTATCTCAAGTGGGGAGATAGCAAGGGCAGTTATAGATGCTAAGTGCAAAAAGCCAATAGTAGTTAACTTCATGGCGGGAGCCCTTGTCAGGGAAGGTGTAGCTTTATTGGAGGAACATGGAATTAAGAACTTTCCAACACCTGAGAGAGCGGCCAAGGCAATCTATTGGCTCAGCTTAAGGAAGGGGGATAGAGTAATTTCCTAA
- a CDS encoding N-acetyltransferase, whose protein sequence is MLKSPDIGLLKKKIVLHVEKDNEPAISLYRKLGYSIEKEYKVKAGEGNYVVLYRMPTSSPP, encoded by the coding sequence ATGCTTAAATCCCCTGATATTGGTTTACTAAAAAAGAAAATAGTACTGCATGTTGAAAAGGATAATGAACCTGCAATATCACTCTACAGGAAGTTAGGGTACTCAATTGAGAAGGAATACAAAGTGAAGGCCGGAGAAGGAAACTATGTAGTGCTCTACAGAATGCCAACTTCCTCCCCGCCCTGA